Genomic DNA from Salinibacterium sp. NK8237:
CGAGTTGGCGATAGATACCGTCCACCTGCCCGGCGCTCGACGCGCGACTCAGCAGCCACCCACCAATAGCCCCAACGGCACCGCCCATGAGGATGCCGAAACCGATCTGCTGGGCGGCAAAAACGCCCCAGCTTTCGCTTGAGGCCACCCCGGTCTCTGCCGCCGCAACGGCGAGAAAAACCGTGACAACCGGAACCATGATTCCGTCGTTCAAGCCGCTCTCGACGTTGAGGGCTTGCCGAATCCGAACCGGCAACCGTTTATCACTGACGACCGCTTGACCGAGGGCGGCATCCGTCGGGGCAAGAATCGCAGCGATGAGCGCAGCTTCGATAAAAGTGAGTTGGTCGAAGAGAGCCGCAGCCGCCACCGCACCGAGCACAATCGTGAGGGGAAGCCCGATGCCCAGCAAGCGCAGCGGAAGCAAGACCTGCTTGCGCAATGCCCGAAGATCGATGCGCACCGCATCCGTGAAGAGCACCAGCACCAGCGTGGCTTCGACCAAGATCGACACAACGTCGCTCTTGAGATCAAGGTGAAACCATTGCGCGCCCGCCGTGCCGAGCAGAATGCCCACGGCAGTGAAGACCATCGGCGCCGTCACGGGAGACAACGACAGCCGTTGCGAGACCATCGCAAAGGCGAACACCACAACGGCAATGATCACGAGCTCTGTCATGGTTCCTCCAGTGCGGGGCTAGGCGCAGAATGCCCCGAAGCTGAGCACAAACGGTGCGCGCCACCCCGGGGTGGCTCAAGGCTACGGGAATGCCGCACGAATACACGCGGTTGCACCGGTGGGCCGACACACGTCGACTCTTCGACGTTCAGAAACGACTCATGAGCAGCCAGATTCCTCGCCCCCACGACGCGAGCATCCCGACCGGCACCAGCAGCACTGACGCCGGTGCCGTTGCACGCGCCCCTGCCGTGCGCGCTCGGCGCCGCCTGCTCCTGCGCGACCTCAACAGCCCTCGTGACGTGATCTCGAACATCAGCCCCAACTGGTTCGCCTCCGTGATGGGCACGGGAATCGTGGCGAACGCCGCGGCAACTCTGCCTCTCATCGCCCCACAACTCCACGTGTTTGCGAGCACCGTCTGGGTGATCGCGACTGTCTTGCTCCTCGGGCTTATCGCCGCGAGCGCAGCTCACTGGATCGCCCACCGCGAGGTTGCGCTTTCGCACCACCGGCATCCAGCAATGGTTCATTTCTACGGTGCACCGCCGCTGGCAATTCTCACCATCGGCGCTGGTGCTTTGCTCTTCGGCCCCGACATCATTGGAGCGGATGCTGCGCTCACCGTTGCGCTTGTGCTGTGGTCAATCGGCACCGTGCTCGGCCTCGCCACCGCCGTAATTGTGCCGTTCTTGACCTTCACGTCGTCAGCCATCACGGATCAATCGCCGTTCGGAGGCTGGATCATGCCCGTGGTCCCGCCCCTGGTCTCGGCAGCAGCCGGTGCACCACTCATCCCGTTCTTGCCTGAGGGCGAGGCTCGATTGACGATGCTGCTGGCCTGCTACGCGATGTTTGGGCTCAGCATGATCGCTACCGCCGTGATCCTTCCGCTGATCTGGGGTCGGCTAGCACGACACAACATCGGCAATTCGGCCGCAGTGCCAACTCTCTGGATTGTGCTTGGCCCGCTCGGCCAATCCATTACGGCCGCGATTGTTCTTGGGGCTGTCGCCCCCTCCGCGGTGTCTGCTGAGCTCGCCGAGGCGCTCAGTTTCTTCGGCTTCATTTACGGCGTCCCCACGCTCGGTTTTGCACTTCTCTGGACGGCGCTCGCAATCGCCATGACCGTGCACACCGCCCGCCGCGGCTTGCCGTTCAGCCTCACGTGGTGGTCGTTCACCTTCCCTGTCGGCAACATGGTGGTGGCGTTGAGCGTGCTCGCCGTGGCAACCGGTTCCGCAGTGCTCGAGGTGATGGCACTCGTGAGCTTCGTAGCTCTGGTGGGCGCCTGGGTGCTCGTGGCGCTGCGCACCTTTGCGGGAAGCGTCATCCGCGGCACTTTATTCTTGGCGCCTCCGGTCGTGGGCGAGGCGACAGCCGTTGCCGCACCAGCCACTCCGACGGCGTGAGAATCGCGATTGTTACGCATCACACAAATTTGAGCAGGATTGTTAGCACGAGGCGCACACCGATGCCCGCGAACTATGACTAGGGTTATTCAGGCACCCGCCTATTCAGGCAGGTCTCTCTACAGTTCGCAGACAAAGGAAAGGAGCGTCGCGTGTCGACTCTCACTTTGACCCTCGGCCGTCCCACGCTTGCCGACACCGTCTTCTCTCGCAGCCTCGCGACTGACATCACTCTCGTTAGTGCTGGCGCCGCACTCACCGCCGTGATGGCTCAGGTTGTCGTGCCGCTCTATCCTGTGCCGATCACCGGTCAGACACTTGCCGTTCTCCTTGTCGGTGCGTCACTCGGCGCTACCCGCGGCGCGATCTCGATGCTGCTCTACGCGCTTCTCGGCATTGTCGGACTGCCCGTCTTCAGCGAGGCTTCGTCGGGATTCAGCGTTATTGCTGGCACCACCGGTGGCTACATCATCGGCTTTATCTTCGCTGCCGGCTTCACCGGCTGGCTCGCCCAGCGCGACTGGGACAAGAAGTTCCTTGGAGCAGCGCTCTCGTTCCTCGGCGGAACCGTCGTGACCTTCGCCTTCGGACTCACCTGGCTCGCCATCGCGACGGGCGGCACGTTCGAGCAGGTTCTCGCGTGGGGTCTCTACCCCTTCATCATTGGTGGACTTATCAAGGCCGGTATCGCCGCAGCCGTGATCCCCACCACGTGGAAGATTGCCACCAAGTTCTCGCGCAAGCAGGACTAGCGCACACTGAATTAGCTTCACCAACCGGGTCGGTTTTGCTCACGCAAACCGGCCCGGTTTTTTGCCCAGTTGGACTTAATGTACTCAGTTCAACAATAATTGAGTGTCTCGCACCCGAGCAGCCTTCCTCCCTCACAAAAGGATCCCCGTGAACGCGCCCCGCATCCTGTTCCTCCCCCTCTCCATTGTGGCCAGCGCCGCGCTGCTTGCCGGATGCACGGCCACTACCGAACCCGCTGCCGAACCTGTTGATGGTGGCACGCTCGTCTACGCGACCGGGGATGCTGAGCCCGGCTGCCTCGACCCACACGTCGGCGGAAACTATCCGCAGGGGCTCATCAGCACGCAGTACCTCGAATCGCTCGTCTCGAAGAACAGCGACGGCGAGATCATCCCGTGGCTCGCAACCGACTGGACCGAAAGCGCAGACGGCCTCACGTGGGACTTCACCCTGCGCGACGACGTGAACTTCACCGACGGCACACCGTTTGATGCCGACGCCGTGAAAGCAAACATTGAGCACTTGAAAGACCCCGAAACCGCTTCGTCGACGGGCTACCTCGCCGTGGGCAAGATCGACGGAATCGAAGCCGTTGCCGCCAACCAGGTGCGCTTCACGCTGTCTGCGCCAGACAGCGCGCTACTCGAATCGTTCTCGCAGCCGTGGGTGAGCATCCAATCCCCCACCGCGCTCGAGCGCGACCAGGCTACCAACTGTGAGAGCCCCGTGGGCACCGGCCCCTTCATCGTGACCGATTGGGTC
This window encodes:
- a CDS encoding biotin transporter BioY, which codes for MSTLTLTLGRPTLADTVFSRSLATDITLVSAGAALTAVMAQVVVPLYPVPITGQTLAVLLVGASLGATRGAISMLLYALLGIVGLPVFSEASSGFSVIAGTTGGYIIGFIFAAGFTGWLAQRDWDKKFLGAALSFLGGTVVTFAFGLTWLAIATGGTFEQVLAWGLYPFIIGGLIKAGIAAAVIPTTWKIATKFSRKQD
- a CDS encoding sodium:proton antiporter, which gives rise to MTELVIIAVVVFAFAMVSQRLSLSPVTAPMVFTAVGILLGTAGAQWFHLDLKSDVVSILVEATLVLVLFTDAVRIDLRALRKQVLLPLRLLGIGLPLTIVLGAVAAAALFDQLTFIEAALIAAILAPTDAALGQAVVSDKRLPVRIRQALNVESGLNDGIMVPVVTVFLAVAAAETGVASSESWGVFAAQQIGFGILMGGAVGAIGGWLLSRASSAGQVDGIYRQLATIAIAVAAYAGAGVVGGNGFIAAFVAGLAFSAVARDHCKDVQDFTEDEGELLGSITFLVFGAVLAAPILTSLTWQIALYVVLSLTVVRMVPVLISMAWSGTRFETRLFIGWFGPRGLASILFALLVFDELSGSVADTVFSVAVWTILVSVFAHGATASPWTAQLARHLSSAPASAAELKHVQEMPARRRF
- a CDS encoding TDT family transporter, whose product is MPHEYTRLHRWADTRRLFDVQKRLMSSQIPRPHDASIPTGTSSTDAGAVARAPAVRARRRLLLRDLNSPRDVISNISPNWFASVMGTGIVANAAATLPLIAPQLHVFASTVWVIATVLLLGLIAASAAHWIAHREVALSHHRHPAMVHFYGAPPLAILTIGAGALLFGPDIIGADAALTVALVLWSIGTVLGLATAVIVPFLTFTSSAITDQSPFGGWIMPVVPPLVSAAAGAPLIPFLPEGEARLTMLLACYAMFGLSMIATAVILPLIWGRLARHNIGNSAAVPTLWIVLGPLGQSITAAIVLGAVAPSAVSAELAEALSFFGFIYGVPTLGFALLWTALAIAMTVHTARRGLPFSLTWWSFTFPVGNMVVALSVLAVATGSAVLEVMALVSFVALVGAWVLVALRTFAGSVIRGTLFLAPPVVGEATAVAAPATPTA